A window of Streptomyces sp. NBC_01224 genomic DNA:
GGATGCCGCAACCGCCCCCGCCGATGGAGGGCCACCGCAACCCGCTCGGCAGGCATCCGCGGCAGAGGTACGCGAACCGTGCCCGGATTAGCCCACTCGGGTGATAGGTGAAGGATGTGTGCCCGGATATTCGGGTACGGGAGTCGTCCGGCGCCGAGCACCAGGACCGAACTCCGGTACGTCTCCGCCCCGGCAGCGCACCCGGCGCGGGCCGAGGGACCCCGGCGCATATGATCGACGGTCCGACTGCCCATCGTCGTCCTGCCGTGCCACCGGGGGTGCCCCATCTGTTCCGTACGCATCCGGCTCCCCGAACAGCGCGGTGAACTGCTGACCCGGCACGAGGACGGCTTGGACCTGCACCATCTGGTGTGGCGGCTGGGACCGGGGTGGCGGGTGTGCAGCAGCGCCGTGCTCGGAGGTGGCATCGGCCCGCGCGCCTGGATTCTCAACGCCCAGGTGCCCGGCGGCTATCCGCGCCTGGACCCCGACCGCCACCTCGCCGAGATCGCCGCCGCGGAACACCTCACCGGACCCGGCGCCGGACTGATGACGGCCGCCGATGTCACCGCGTACACAGCCGCGGCCGACGAGGGTGTGACGGCGACCGCCACCTGCGGACTCGGCATACGCGGCTGGGCCGCCACCCCGGCCGAGGGCACCGAGCGGCCGCCGCGGCCGGGAACGGTCAATATCGTCGTGACCCTGCCGGTGGCACTCTCCGACGCCGCACTCGTCAACGCGGTCTCCACGGCGACCGAGGCCAAGGTCCAGGCACTCCTGGATGCGGGACTCGACTGCTCCGGCACCCCCACCGATGCCGTCTGTATCGCTGCCCCCTCCCCGGGACCCACTCCCGGTGAACCCTTCGCCGGACCCCGCTCCCGCTGGGGTGCACGACTCGCCAGGGCCGTGCACGCTGCCGTTCTCGAAGGTGCGCTGCGGCAATCCTGAGAACCCACTGCGCCGCGAGCCGACCGCGGCGCGGCCGATGAAGGGAGCCCCCTCATGACCTCAAGCGCCGCCGACGCCGCCCCGCAGCGGCCGACCGTCGCCGTCCTCGGCACCGGAATCATGGGATCCGGCATGGCCCGGAGTCTGCTCCGGGCCGGCCTCGACGTCCGCGCATGGAACCGCACGCAGGCCAAGGCGGCTCCGCTCGCCGCCGACGGCGCCACGGTCACGGACACGGAGGAGGAAGCCGTACGCGGCGCCGATGTCATCCTCACCATGCTCAACGACGGCCCCGCCGTTGCCGCCGCACTGACCGCCGCGTCGCCCGGCCTGCGTGCCGGCCAGGTGCTGCTCCAGAGCTCGACCGTCGGACTCGACGCCACCACCGATCTCGCCCGGCAGGCGATGGACGCGGGACTGGTCTACCTCGACGCACCGGTCTCCGGAACCAAACAACCCGCGGAGCAGGGCACGTTGACGGTCTTCGTGTCCGGTCCCTCCACCGCCCGGGCGTCGGTGAACCCGGTGCTGGACGCGATCGGGCAGCGAACGGTCTGGGTCGCGGAGACCCCCGGGGCGGCCTCGCGGCTGAAGCTCGTGGTCAACACCTGGGTGATCACCATGGTCAACAACATCGCGGAATGCCTCAACCTCGCCGAAGGGCTGAGGATCGACCCGCAGACGTTCCTCGACGTCATGAAGGGCGGCCCGCTGGACTCCGCCTACCTCCAGGGCAAGTCCGCCGCCGTCCTCTCCGGTGACCTCACCCCGAGCTTCGCCCTGTCCACCGCGCTGAAGGACACCCGCCTCATCCTGGACGCGGCGGAGAAGTCGGGGGTGCGCCTGGACCTGGTCGCCGCTTCGGCCGACCGTTTCGCGCGCGCCGAGGAGGCAGGGCACGGCGGCGAGGACATGATCGCCACCTACTACGCGGGCCGCGCCCCGGAGAAGGACGGCGACTGAGCGCCGCCGCACGGCCGGCCCAGGGCGCCGGAGCGATCCGCTCCGGCACCGCCGAGCCCTGTGGACGTGTTGTCGACGACCAGCGGCAGTCCGGCCGCGTGCGCGGCATCGGCGACCGCCCGGATGTCGAGGACGTTGCCCCGCGGATTGCCCAGCGCCTGTGCGAACGGCGCCTTGGTGTTCGGACGGATCGCCGCCGCCCACGCGTCGATGTCGTCCGGGTCGTCGACGAACGGCACCTCGATGCCGAACCGGGGGAGCGTATGGCGCAGCAGGTTGTACGTGGCGCCGTACAGCGAGGTGGCGGAGACGATGTGGTCGCCCGCGCCGGCCGGCGTCAGGATGGCGAGGGTCTCCGCGGCCTGCCCGGAGGCGAGCGCTCGCATGCGGTTCAGTCACTGGTCACGGCACCGCCCGCCGTGTCTCCGTATCGGCTCCGACCTGCGTGGACGAAACCATCGCGCAGCTGTAAGGGACCGCTGTGGGCGGCTCGCCGAGTGGCCCGATGCGGGCGCCCGATTTCATGCGGGCGCAATGCATGAGCGCGATCGCTGGGCAGACGGGCGATGGGGACTCCGGCTGATGGATCAACCGGAGACCGCGTCCGCTCGGATCACTCCTCGACGAGCATTCCGCTGCGGAGCTTCCGCAGAATCCTGCTTATCAGCCGCGACACATGCATCTGCGAGATGCCGAGCTCCGTGCCGATCTGGGACTGGGTCATCTCCTGGCCGAAACGCATGCCGATGATGCGGCGTTCACGATCGTCGAGATCGCCGAGCAGCGGCGCGAGCGTATGCAGATTCTCGACCGTCTCCATGGCGGGATCGGGTCCGCCCAGAACATCGGCGAAGGTGCGCCCCGGTGCGTTTCGCCGGCCCGCGTCCGCCGGAGCGGCCGGCATGTCCAGCGAACCGGCCGTGTACCCGTTGGCCGCCACGATGCCCTCGGTCACCTCGCCCTCGCTGAGCCCCAGTTGTTCGGCCAGCTCCGGAACGGTGGGGTCGCGGTCGAGCTGCGTGGCCAGGGACTCCTTGGTCCTGGCGATGTCGACCCGCAACTCCTGCAGTCGGCGCGGGACATGCACCGCCCAGCTGGTGTCACGGAAGAACCGTTTTATCTCGCCGGTGATGTAAGGGACCGCGAAGGAGGTGAACTCGACCTCGCGGGAGAGATCGAACCGGTCGATGGCCTTGATCAGTCCGATGGTGCCTACCTGGACGATGTCCTCCATGTCGCCGCCGCCCCGGTTCCGGAACCGTCCTGCGGCGAACCGGACAAGGGAGAGGTTCATCTCGATGAGGGTGCTGCGCGCGTACTGATGGGCAAGGGTTCCCTCCTCCAGGACCTGGAGCCGGTCGAAGAACAGCCTGGACAGTTCACGCGCGTCCGGCGGGGCGATCTTCCCCGCGTCCTCGATCCACGGCAGGTCGCCGATGTCCCCGGCAGCCTCCCTCGTCGGCGTCGACCGTGCACTCTCCGCTCGCTCCGCACCGGCGGTCCGCGCAGTGTGCGCCGTCATCTCGTCACGCTCCCCTGGTCGTAGGTGAGGTGTATGCGTCTGCCCCCGGAGGGGGCTCCCATGCGGAAAAGTGGAAGTCGATCAGGTCGCACGGGATCAATGGCCGGGAATCGTCGTGATCCCTCGTCATTTCTGTGCAGGCGGGGCGCAATCTCTGTGCAGGCGAGGCGCACCGGACACCAGAACCGCCCCACCGGTACGGGGGAGCCCGGTGGGGCGGTCGCCTCCAGGTTGCCACAGCCCGCGGCGCATCGGGGCCGACCGGCTTATATCCAGTGGTAGTTGAGTCGAAATCGACGGTGGCCCGGCTGCGGACTGATGCCCGGACTGCTCAGTCGCGCGGGTAGCCCACGATGGTATGCGTGACGGCGGGGGAATCCTCGGTGGTGTAGTAGTGGCTGCTGAGTCCCGAAAACCGGGCCGTGTCCAGGGCCACGACGCGGTCACGGGGGACCACCAGACTCACATCGCGCAGCGCGGCACGATCTCCGGCCGAGGACCGGAACGTACGGTCGACGGAGCCGGCCACCAGTGCCGCGTCCTGCCCGTGCACCCCGTCCGGGGCCGACTCGGGCACCGCCGGAGGCACGGCTGCGGCCCGTACCGACGACGCGGTGAGCGCATCACCGATCTCGGAGATCCGCACACAGGCGGACAGCCGCCGCGTACCGCGCAAATCCGCGGCGGATACCCCGGTCCCGGCACCGGATGGCGGTGCCGGCAGCACGACCGGTTCGGTGCGGCACACATCGGCCGCATGGGCGCACCGGCCGGCGAACGTGCAGCCGCCGCCGGCACGGAGCCGTCGCCCACGGTCCGATGAACGCGAACGGCCCCTGGTCCAGCAGCACGATCTCCTTGGAGAGCACGGTCGCGGTCTGCGCCCACCCCAGCGGGAGGTACGGCAGATCGGCACCGGCCGTCTGCACCGCCTTCATGAGCTCCCGGGCGCGCTTGTCCTTGTCGGTGGCGGCCTTCGCGGTGTTCATTGCGGTGTTGACGGTCTTGTTGCCGTAGTGCGCGATGTCCGTCGTCGTGGCCGCGGCGTTGAGATACGGGTCGGCGAGTTCGGCCGGGTCGCCGGTGACGGGGAAGCACCCCGGGCCCGGGCGCCCGAACCGGCCTGGCCGTCACCGGAGCCTTTCGCCCGCTGGGGTGCACAGACGGCGAGCACACCGGACGGGGCGGCTGTGCCTTCGCCGACCGATTGCTCCGGCGCCATCGAACCGACTTGGTGCGAAGGGGCAGTTGGCGGCTGTCCCCACCTTGCTCGCGTCGACGTCCGTGCACGTCCGGTTGTTAGGCTCCGGTCGTGAAATTCGGCGTGAACATACTCAATTTCGGTGTCGGCACCACCCCGGCAAGCCTCCTTCAACAGGCTGTGGATGCCAGTGAGTTGGGGTACTCCTTCGCGATGATCTCCGATCACATCGCGGTCACTCCCGACGTGCACGAGACATATCCCGCCCCGTTCTACGACCAGTTCGTACTTGCCGCGCACATCGCCGGGCGGGTACCAGGTCTGGTGCTCGGTACGACCGTCACCGTGATTCCGTACCGGCACCCTCTGCAGACGGCCCGGCTCGCAGCCAATATCGACAACCTGAACGCCGACGGGTTCATCCTCGGCGCGGGGATCGGCTGGTCCAGGGCCGAGTACGAGGCGCTGGGCGTGCCCTTCGCCGAGCGGGGACGGATCACCGACGAATACCTGGCCGCCATCCGCGCCGCATGGACCGAGGACCCCACGACGTTCCGGGGCGAGCACGTCTCGTACCAAGGGGTTCGGACTGCGCCCGCGCCCGCATCCGCCCCCTGTCTGCCCGTCTGGGTCGGTGGCAACTCGGCCGCTGCCCAGCGCCGCGCCGCCCGGCTCGGAGAGGGCTGGCACCCGTACCGGCTGCCGCTCGATGCGATCCGGGCCGGGCTGCCGGTGATCACCGAGGAGGCCGAACGGGTCCGGCGCCCCGCTCCCACGCTCGTGCCGCGCTTGCAGATCAGCGTCACCGACGCACTCCTCGGCAGTGAACGCCCCGCCGGACACGGCACGATCGACCGGATCCGGGCCGATCTGGCAGAACTCGGCGAGCTGGGCGCCACCCACGTGCTGCTCGACGTCAACCCGGTCACACCCGCCGAACGCGGCACCGCGGGCGACGACCGGAGGCTTCTCGAACTCCTCGTGAACAAGGTCGTGGACCCGGTCACGGGCGACGTCCGCTGAATCATTGCGGCCCGATGAACACTCCACCGGCCCGGGAATACGCGCACGGAAAAGGACCTTCCTGCTGCTGTAGCGACCGGTGACCGGCCCGGCCGTCGGTGCCGTGAACCGTCGCTGCCATGACCAGGAGAGAGGGAGCTCATGCCCAAGGCGTACGTGTTCACCCGCAACGGCGGACCGGAGGTGGAGGCCCTCATCGAGCAGGACGTGCCGGTGCCGGGCCCCGGCGAGCTGCTCGTCGCCGTCCGGGCGGCCGGGGTCAACCCGGTCGACTGGAAGCTGCGTACGGGTTACACCAGGCCCGGCAGCGAGCCGCAGCCCTTTCCCACCGTCTTCGGCAGCGAGGCCGCCGGAGTCGTCGAGGGCGTGGGCCCGGATGCCGAAGGATTCGTGGTCGGGGACGAGGTCTTCGGCAATCCGGTGACCGGCGGGTACGCCGAGTACACGCTGCTGCCCGTCTCCGTGACCGCGCACAAGCCGGCCGAGCTGTCGTTCGCCGACGCGGCCGTGCTGCCGGTCGCGGTGGCCACCGCGTACGACGGCGTCCGCCAGCTCGGACTCGCCCCTGGTTCGACCCTGCTGATCACCGGGGCCGGCGGTGGTGTCGGAACGGCCGCGGTACAGCTCGCCCGCCACGCCGGTGTCCATGTCATCGGTACCGCGAGCGCGGCCAAGAAGGACTTCATCGAGTCGCTCGGCGCTGTGCACGTCGAATCCGGCGCCGGTCTCGCCGACCGGGTCCGGGCAGCGGCACCCGACGGAATCGACGCGGTCTTCGACCTGGTCGGCGGCGACACCCTGAGAGCCGTGGCCCCGCTGCTCGCGGACCCGGCCACGCTGATCAGCGCCGGAGGCAAGCCACTGGCGGTGGAGCTCGGCGGGGCGGCCGTCGCAAGGGCCCGCACCGCGACGGTCCTCGACGAGGTGGCGAACCTCGTCGTCACCGGCGCCCTGCGGACGCATGTGACCGGGACCTTTCCGCTCGCCGAGGCGGGAGAAGCGCTGCGCGCCGTGGAGCGCGGACATGCGCGCGGGAAGATCGTGATCGAGGCGATCGCGTGAGCGCGCCGTATGTCGCTGGAGGTGACGCACATCCGCTGGACAACCCGGTCCGCGCCGCGCTGAGCGGCCCGCACGCCCACTTCGCCGAGGTGCGTGGCCGCATCCTGCGCTACCCGGCGGACGTGGCCCCCTGGGTCGCGACTCCGGACGCGCCGCAGGCCGAGGACTGGGCCGACGCGGCAGCGCTCGCCGGCCCCGGTGGCGCCGTCACCATCACTGCCTTCCGTGAACCGCCGCCGGACGACTGGGAGATCACCTTTCACGCCGAGGGCGTCCAGCTCGTCGACGCCGGGGTCGCGACGGCCCCGTTTCCGCAGGCCGTACGGCTCGGACCCGCCGATGTGCCCGAGATGCTCGACCTGGTCGCCCGCACCCGCCCGGGACCGTTCCTGCCCCGTACGGTCGAGCTCGGCACCTACCTCGGCGTCCGCCGTGAAGGAGCGCTCGTCGCGATGGCGGGCGAACGCCTCCACCCACCCGGCTGGAGCGAGATCAGCGGCGTCTGCACGGACGAGTCCGTGCGCGGGCAGGGGCTCGGCAGCGGGCTCGTCCTTGCCGTCGCCCACGAGATCAGGCAGCGCGGCGAAACACCGTTCCTGCATGCCTCCGCCTCCAACATCAATGCCGTCCGGCTCTACGAATCGCTGGGATTCGTGCTCCGCCGCCGGACGTCGTTCCTCTCGGCGCTCGTACCGGAACACCCGCCGACGCGCCTGCCGGGAACCGGCGGCGTCCGCCGCGACGGCGAAGCCCGTGCGGCAGCCGTGCGCTGACCGCACCACAGTGACCTTCGTCCCGGGACTTCCGGGCCGAAGGGCCACTGCCATTTCCGGTTCCGGGACCTTCGGCGCGCTCCAAGAGGCCGTAAGCCTCGTGTGCCGCCCCCGGTGAACCGGATGGACTGGGAGTGAACGCCGGCGCGGGGCCGGCAGATCCCGGGAGGAATGGGTCGTGACGATCGGGCTCCAGCACCGAGCGGCGACGCGTGGAGCGACGCTCCCTGGTACGGACTCGGGGGAGGAAGCCGTTTTCGCCCCCCGGATCGGGAATGGGGCACTGTTCGGAGGGCTGGCACTGCTGACCGTCCTGGTCGCCGTCCTCGACGTCCGGACCGGCGACGAGCTGCGCCTCATACCGCTCCTCGTGGTCGTGCCCGCACTCGTCTCGGTCTTCGGAACGATCCGGCAGACCGTCGGCGTGGCCACCTCGATCATGACCGTCGTCGTCTGCTCCCGGCTGGTGACCGGGGGGACGTTCTGGGACACCACCAGCAGCGTCGCCTTCACCGTGCTGGCCTGCTTCCTGGGCGTCGGCTCCTGCGCGCTGCGGCTCCGTCATGCCGCCGAAATAGCCAGACTGCGCTCCGCCGCCGTTGCGCTCCAGCGGCAGATTCTGCGCCCGCTGCCCATCCTGACCGAGCAGATCTTCGCGCACGGCATCTATACGCCGATCGAGGAGGACCGGCTGGTCGGCGGTGACATCTACGAGGTCGTGCAGTCGCCCTACGGAACCCGGGTGATCATCGGGGATGTCCAGGGCAAGGGGCTCGCCGCGATCGGGGCGGGCTTCGCCGTGCTCGGAGCGTTCCGGGAAGCGGCCATTCGCGAGCCCACCCTGACGGGAGTGGTCGATGCGCTGGAGGACGCGGTCGCCCGGCACAACGCGTTCTCCGCCCAGACCGGAGAGATCGAACGCTTCGTCACCGCTCTGGTGCTCGGCTTCGACGGGGAGGACCGGGTGCGGGCCGTGAACTGCGGCCATCTGCCGCCCCGGCTGCTGCACGACGGCGTGGCCTTTCCGGCTCCGCTGCGGCGCACATCCGTTCCCTTGGGCATGGCGGAACTGAGCCCGGAGGCACGGGTCGCGGAATGGCTGGACTTCCCGCCCGGCGCGACGCTCCTGGCCTTCACCGACGGGGTCACCGAGGCCCGCGACGCATCGGGCGCCTTCTATCCGCTGGACGCCCGACTGGGCCACTGGGCGGGCCGCGGGCCGCGCGAGGTGCTGGACGCGCTCCACGCCGACCTGGAGTCCTTCTCCGGAGGTGTGCGACGCGACGACATCGCCGCCCTCGCCCTGCGCCGGGCACCGGCAGGCAGCCGCCACCGGCCTGTGGCGACCGGTCACGGTGCTCGCCGGGCCGCTGAGACCTTCAGCGGCCGGTAGAGCCTCCGGCAGAGCAGCCGAATGCCGATCCAATGTCCCGGCGAGACTTCTGTCGCGGCGGGACATTTTTAGGTGTACGGTGCACTCATGAATCCGGAACGAAAGACCCCGGAGCGACGGAGCCGCAAGGCCCGCAGGACCCGGGACACACTGGCGCTGGCCGCGTTCGAGCTCGTACTCGACCGAGGCCTGAAGAATGTGACGGTCGAGGAGATCGCGGAACGCGCGGATGTCGACCGACGGACCTTCAGCCGGTACTTCACCAGCAAGGAAGCCGCAGTCCTGGACTCGCTCCGGGGCGACGGCGACCGGATCAACGACGCCCTGCGCGTACGCCCCGCCGACGAGCCCCCGCTCACCGCCTACCGCCGCGCCGTCCTCGCCTGGCTCGACGACCCCGACGCACAGGCGTGGCACCTCCGCGACCGGATCTTCGACCTGCTGGTCCTTGCCGAGCAGGAGCCGACCCTCTACGCCGCGTTCCACCACATTCGGGTGGATGCCCAGGAGGACTCGGTCGCCATCGTCGCGGACCGGCTCGGAGTCGACCCGCAGCTGGACATCCGTCCCGCCGTCACGGTCGCCGCGGGCGCCGGGGCACTCCTCGCGGCCCAAGCCGCCTGGGCCCGCGGCGGACACCCGGACAGCCTGCCCCGACTGGTCGGGCAGGCCTTCGACGCCCTCTCCGGAGAACTGCTCACGCAGCTTCCCGCCGGGCCGGCGCCGCACAGCACCACGGAAGGAAACGTAACCAAATGAGCACCCCCCTCGCCCCTGCCGACCAGGAGTTCGCCGGCAAGGCCGCCCTCATAACCGGCGGCGCCTCCGGCATCGGACTGGCCCTGGCCCGCCGGCTGGCCGCAGGTGGCGCGTCCGTCGTCGTCGCCGACTACGATGAGGCCAACGCCTGCAGGGCGGTCGCCGAACTGGAGAGCGCCGGCGCCAAGGCCGCCGCGGTCGCCATGGACGTGACCGACCCGGCGTCGGTGGAAGCGGGCGTGCGATTCGCTGTCGACACGTTCGGCGCCCTGCACCTCGCCGTCAACAACGCGGGCATCGGCGGTCCCAGCCACCCCACCGGTGAGTACGCGATCGAGGACTGGAACCGGGTCGTCGCCACCAACCTCAGCGGCGTCTTCTACTCGATGCGCTACGAGCTTCCCGCAATCGTCGCGGCGGGCGGCGGCGCCGTCGTCAACGTGTCGTCGATCCTCGGCACCAACGGCTTCGCCGGATCGCCCGCCTACGTGGCCGCCAAGCACGGTGTCGTCGGCCTCACCAAGACGACCGCCCTCGAATACGCGGCACAGAACGTCCGGGTCAACGCCGTCGGCCCCGGCTTCATCGACACGCCGCTGCTGCGCAACACGGACGGCCCGGCCCGCGACCACCTCATCTCGCTGCACCCGGCCGGACGCCTCGGCAAGGCGGAGGAAGTCGCCGAACTCACCGCCTTCCTGCTCTCCGACCGCGCTTCCTTCATCCACGGCAGCTACCACCTGGTGGACGGCGGCTACTCCGCCTCCTGATCGGCGGACGGGGGAGCGGGGACGAGCAACAGAACACAAAGAAAAAAGCAGTGAGGAGAACCCCATGAAGGCCGTTCAGTACCGTGCCGTCGGCTCAGCACCCGAAGTCGTCACCGTGCCCGACCCGGAGCCGGGCCCCGGCCAGGTGCTGCTGAAGGTCACCGCCGCAGGTGTCTGTCACTCCGACATCGCCGTGATGAGCTGGCCCGCGGAGCAGATCCCCTTCCCGCTGCCGCTCACCCTCGGCCATGAGGGCGTCGGTACCGTCGCCGCGCTCGGCGACGGGGTGAGCGGCCTGTCGATCGGCGAGTCAGTCGCGGTCTACGGCCCCTGGGGCTGCGGTACGTGCGTCAAGTGCGCCGAGGGCAAGGAGAACTACTGCCTGCGCGCCAAGGAACTCGGCATCACCCCGCCGGGACTCGGCTCGCCCGGCGCCATGGCCGAGTACATGATCGTCGACGACCCCCGTCACCTGGTGCCGCTCGGCGACCTCGACCCGGTCCAGGCCGTGCCGCTCACCGACGCGGGCCTCACCCCGTACCACGCGATAAAGCGGTCCCTGCCCAAGTTGGTGCCCGGAGCCACCGCCGTCGTCATAGGCACCGGCGGCCTCGGCCACGTCGCGATCCAACTGCTGCGCGCCATGACGGCCGTCCGGGTCATCGCCCTGGACGTCTCGGAGGACAAGCTCGCCCTGGCCCGCGCCGTCGGGGCCCACGAGACCGTGCTCTCCGACGAACACGCCGCGGCGAAGGTCCGTGAACTGACCGGCGGTGTCGGCGCACAGGTCGTCCTCGACTTCGTCGGAGCACCTCCCACCGTCGCCACGGCGGGGGCCGCGGCCGCCATCGACTCCGATGTCACGATCGTCGGCCTCGGCGGCGGTGCGCTGCCGGTCGGCTTCGGCTCACTGCCGTACAGCACGACGGTGACCTCCCCGTATTGGGGATCGCGCTCCGAGCTCGCCGAGGTACTCGACCTCGCCCGTGCCGGATCGGTCGAGGTCCACGTCGAGACCTACACGCTGGACGAGGCGCCACTGGCGTACGAGCGACTGCACCACGGCAAGATCAACGGCCGCGCGGTCATCCTCCCCAACGGCTGACCGGCCACAGCCCTGATCCCCAGGACCGTGCGGGCCGTCGCGCAGTGCGACGGCCCGCACAGTCATACCAGCGACCGATGCGCACCGAACCGGACACCGATGAGACTGGGCCGATGGAATTCGTCGCGCTGATGACGCTGCCCGGACTGGTGATCGGGCTGACCGTCGTCGCATTTCTCGATCAGCTGATGCTGCGCGCAGGGCGGGCCGGTCTGCTGCCATGGCGCAACGGCGCCCGCCAGGGCCAGGTGTCGGCGACCGGGTTCGAGCAGTTGCACGCGAGCTTCTCGCCCGGCAAACAGAGCGAACTCAAGGAGCGCCAAAGCGCCCTGCTGCTGCGCGACGACGAGGAGGACGGCGCGCCGCCCAACCGCTCCACCGTCGACCTCGACAGCGGCCTTGCCGTCATCCGCCTGCCCGGACAACAGACCTGGAGCGTGTCTCTTTGATGGCCGCACTC
This region includes:
- a CDS encoding adenosylcobinamide amidohydrolase, coding for MDLHHLVWRLGPGWRVCSSAVLGGGIGPRAWILNAQVPGGYPRLDPDRHLAEIAAAEHLTGPGAGLMTAADVTAYTAAADEGVTATATCGLGIRGWAATPAEGTERPPRPGTVNIVVTLPVALSDAALVNAVSTATEAKVQALLDAGLDCSGTPTDAVCIAAPSPGPTPGEPFAGPRSRWGARLARAVHAAVLEGALRQS
- a CDS encoding NAD(P)-dependent oxidoreductase, translated to MTSSAADAAPQRPTVAVLGTGIMGSGMARSLLRAGLDVRAWNRTQAKAAPLAADGATVTDTEEEAVRGADVILTMLNDGPAVAAALTAASPGLRAGQVLLQSSTVGLDATTDLARQAMDAGLVYLDAPVSGTKQPAEQGTLTVFVSGPSTARASVNPVLDAIGQRTVWVAETPGAASRLKLVVNTWVITMVNNIAECLNLAEGLRIDPQTFLDVMKGGPLDSAYLQGKSAAVLSGDLTPSFALSTALKDTRLILDAAEKSGVRLDLVAASADRFARAEEAGHGGEDMIATYYAGRAPEKDGD
- a CDS encoding RNA polymerase sigma factor SigF, which produces MTAHTARTAGAERAESARSTPTREAAGDIGDLPWIEDAGKIAPPDARELSRLFFDRLQVLEEGTLAHQYARSTLIEMNLSLVRFAAGRFRNRGGGDMEDIVQVGTIGLIKAIDRFDLSREVEFTSFAVPYITGEIKRFFRDTSWAVHVPRRLQELRVDIARTKESLATQLDRDPTVPELAEQLGLSEGEVTEGIVAANGYTAGSLDMPAAPADAGRRNAPGRTFADVLGGPDPAMETVENLHTLAPLLGDLDDRERRIIGMRFGQEMTQSQIGTELGISQMHVSRLISRILRKLRSGMLVEE
- a CDS encoding TIGR03619 family F420-dependent LLM class oxidoreductase, which encodes MNILNFGVGTTPASLLQQAVDASELGYSFAMISDHIAVTPDVHETYPAPFYDQFVLAAHIAGRVPGLVLGTTVTVIPYRHPLQTARLAANIDNLNADGFILGAGIGWSRAEYEALGVPFAERGRITDEYLAAIRAAWTEDPTTFRGEHVSYQGVRTAPAPASAPCLPVWVGGNSAAAQRRAARLGEGWHPYRLPLDAIRAGLPVITEEAERVRRPAPTLVPRLQISVTDALLGSERPAGHGTIDRIRADLAELGELGATHVLLDVNPVTPAERGTAGDDRRLLELLVNKVVDPVTGDVR
- a CDS encoding NADP-dependent oxidoreductase, with the protein product MPKAYVFTRNGGPEVEALIEQDVPVPGPGELLVAVRAAGVNPVDWKLRTGYTRPGSEPQPFPTVFGSEAAGVVEGVGPDAEGFVVGDEVFGNPVTGGYAEYTLLPVSVTAHKPAELSFADAAVLPVAVATAYDGVRQLGLAPGSTLLITGAGGGVGTAAVQLARHAGVHVIGTASAAKKDFIESLGAVHVESGAGLADRVRAAAPDGIDAVFDLVGGDTLRAVAPLLADPATLISAGGKPLAVELGGAAVARARTATVLDEVANLVVTGALRTHVTGTFPLAEAGEALRAVERGHARGKIVIEAIA
- a CDS encoding GNAT family N-acetyltransferase — encoded protein: MSAPYVAGGDAHPLDNPVRAALSGPHAHFAEVRGRILRYPADVAPWVATPDAPQAEDWADAAALAGPGGAVTITAFREPPPDDWEITFHAEGVQLVDAGVATAPFPQAVRLGPADVPEMLDLVARTRPGPFLPRTVELGTYLGVRREGALVAMAGERLHPPGWSEISGVCTDESVRGQGLGSGLVLAVAHEIRQRGETPFLHASASNINAVRLYESLGFVLRRRTSFLSALVPEHPPTRLPGTGGVRRDGEARAAAVR
- a CDS encoding PP2C family protein-serine/threonine phosphatase, translating into MTIGLQHRAATRGATLPGTDSGEEAVFAPRIGNGALFGGLALLTVLVAVLDVRTGDELRLIPLLVVVPALVSVFGTIRQTVGVATSIMTVVVCSRLVTGGTFWDTTSSVAFTVLACFLGVGSCALRLRHAAEIARLRSAAVALQRQILRPLPILTEQIFAHGIYTPIEEDRLVGGDIYEVVQSPYGTRVIIGDVQGKGLAAIGAGFAVLGAFREAAIREPTLTGVVDALEDAVARHNAFSAQTGEIERFVTALVLGFDGEDRVRAVNCGHLPPRLLHDGVAFPAPLRRTSVPLGMAELSPEARVAEWLDFPPGATLLAFTDGVTEARDASGAFYPLDARLGHWAGRGPREVLDALHADLESFSGGVRRDDIAALALRRAPAGSRHRPVATGHGARRAAETFSGR
- a CDS encoding TetR family transcriptional regulator, which translates into the protein MNPERKTPERRSRKARRTRDTLALAAFELVLDRGLKNVTVEEIAERADVDRRTFSRYFTSKEAAVLDSLRGDGDRINDALRVRPADEPPLTAYRRAVLAWLDDPDAQAWHLRDRIFDLLVLAEQEPTLYAAFHHIRVDAQEDSVAIVADRLGVDPQLDIRPAVTVAAGAGALLAAQAAWARGGHPDSLPRLVGQAFDALSGELLTQLPAGPAPHSTTEGNVTK
- a CDS encoding SDR family NAD(P)-dependent oxidoreductase; protein product: MSTPLAPADQEFAGKAALITGGASGIGLALARRLAAGGASVVVADYDEANACRAVAELESAGAKAAAVAMDVTDPASVEAGVRFAVDTFGALHLAVNNAGIGGPSHPTGEYAIEDWNRVVATNLSGVFYSMRYELPAIVAAGGGAVVNVSSILGTNGFAGSPAYVAAKHGVVGLTKTTALEYAAQNVRVNAVGPGFIDTPLLRNTDGPARDHLISLHPAGRLGKAEEVAELTAFLLSDRASFIHGSYHLVDGGYSAS
- a CDS encoding NAD(P)-dependent alcohol dehydrogenase, with the protein product MKAVQYRAVGSAPEVVTVPDPEPGPGQVLLKVTAAGVCHSDIAVMSWPAEQIPFPLPLTLGHEGVGTVAALGDGVSGLSIGESVAVYGPWGCGTCVKCAEGKENYCLRAKELGITPPGLGSPGAMAEYMIVDDPRHLVPLGDLDPVQAVPLTDAGLTPYHAIKRSLPKLVPGATAVVIGTGGLGHVAIQLLRAMTAVRVIALDVSEDKLALARAVGAHETVLSDEHAAAKVRELTGGVGAQVVLDFVGAPPTVATAGAAAAIDSDVTIVGLGGGALPVGFGSLPYSTTVTSPYWGSRSELAEVLDLARAGSVEVHVETYTLDEAPLAYERLHHGKINGRAVILPNG
- a CDS encoding DUF6191 domain-containing protein: MEFVALMTLPGLVIGLTVVAFLDQLMLRAGRAGLLPWRNGARQGQVSATGFEQLHASFSPGKQSELKERQSALLLRDDEEDGAPPNRSTVDLDSGLAVIRLPGQQTWSVSL